The sequence GTCCGGCGATGAAAGTTTTGTCGGGGACCTCACGCTGGAGGCGATGTATCATCCCGGTTTCGGTGACGACAATGAATTCCTTGGCCTCGCTATCGCGACAGAAGCCGACCATCTTCTCCGTACTGCAAACCTCGTCGGCGTTGTCCCGAACAGTCTCCACACATTCCGGGTGAGCCACAACGAGTGCGTCGGGGAACTTGAGTTTCAGCCGTTCGATCGACTGCTGGGTGAAAAGCACGTGGGCGTAACAGGATCCCGGCCAGAGTTGCATCTCGCGGCCGGTTTGTTTCGAAACCCACTGTCCGAGATTCTGATCCGGGACGAAAAGGATCGGCCGGTCCTCGGGCACCTTCTCAACAATCTTCATGGCATTACCGCTGGTGCAGATCACATCCGTGAGCGCTTTGACTGCGGCCGAGCAATTGATGTAGGCCACGACGTAAACATCCGGATGTGCCTCCTTGTATTCTGCCAGCTTCTCTGCCGGGCAGGAGTCCGAGAGCGAGCAACCCGCATCCATGTCCGGCAGGAGCACGGGTTTGTCCGGGTTCACAATTTTGGCCGTTTCCGCCATAAAATGGACACCACAAAATACGATACAGTCAGCGTCAGCCTCTTCAGCCCGATAAGCCAGGCCGAGAGAGTCGCCCACGTAGTCGGCCACACGCTGGATTTCCTCCACCTGATAGTTATGGGCCAGTATGACGGCGTTACGTTCTTTCTTTAGTGCAAGCACCTCTTCCTGAATCGCAGACAGCGGTGTGTTCTCTTCGCCCTTTGGAGCGAAGACCATTGGTTCATAGTTGAGGGTTGCTGCGGGCATAGGTAAAATTGGAACGGGTTAAATTCGGATTCCTTCCTATTGAAGTCAAGCAGCGGAATCGGACAGTTCTCACAATCTGCTCATCAGTAAGTGCGTCGCATATCTTTACTCCAACACGGATGAATCAAGTGATCGCTCTTTGCGAAGCCATAATCGAGGGGGGCTTTTCTTCTGATGTGGGTTTACAATACGATCAAAGGACTTTATGATTATAAATATGGCTAAAAAGAAACAAGCAGTACGCAAAGCAGATCCAGTCATTAACGGCCTCAGGCAGGTTGTTGCGGATTCTTACGCCGTTCTCGGCCAAACGCATATTTGTCACTGGAATGTGCGCGGGCACAACTTCTTCTCCTTGCACACTGCTTTTGAGGAGCAATACACCGAGCTCTTCACCGCAGTGGATGAGATTGCCGAGCGTATTCGTGCACTGGGTGCTTTGGCGCCCGGCGGTTTGGGAAACTTGGCCAAGATGGCCGGGATTAAGGAAATTCCAGAAGATACACCGGCCGATGAAATGGTGGCTCACCTTGTGCGGGCGAATAAGAGGCTAGTGGCAAATCTACAAAAAGCTCGGGATGCCGCCGCAAAGTCTGGAGATGCGGAAACCGAGGATCTTATGATCGCGCGTATCCAAGTGCACGAAAAGACGATCTGGATGTTGGATAGCTTCCTCGCCGCCTGATTTTATGCCCGCCGACTCCCGCTCGCGACCACTGGTAGCACTGGCTGGTGCCAGCGGGTTTGTCGGCACGCATCTGCGTGAGCATTTAAGTGGAAGCTACGACTTTCGTGCGATTAGTCGCAGTCCGAGTGTCGTTGAGCAACAGTCCGGCCAAGGCACAACTGAATGGCGCCAATGCGACCTTTACTCGCTTCCCCGTGTTACCGAAGCGTTGGAAGGTTGCGATTATGGTATCTACTTGGTGCACTCGATGGCGCCCTCAAGCCGTCTGATCCAGAGCCGCTTCGAAGACACAGACCTGTTGCTGGCTGACAATTTCATTCGTGCTGCGGAGGCGGCAGGTCTCAAGCACGTGGTATACTTAAGCGGGCTGATGCCTAAAGAGAAGGAAGGTTTGTCTCCGCACCTCAAGAGCCGTTTAGAGGTCGAAGGCGTGCTGCGCTCGCGTTCCGTCAAAGTGACCGTCTTGAGGGCTGGCCTTATCTTTGGGCCGGGAGGCTCGTCGTTTTCTTTATTGATCAATCTTGTGAGACGTTTGCCGATTATGTTGCTGCCGGCATGGGTTCGTTCACAGACCCATTCGATTGATATTACTGATGTCTGTCAGGCGTTTGAGCTCAGTTTGGTGGATGCGGACTTGGCGGGTGGCACTTACGATCTGGGTGGCCATGAGGCAATGTCCTACCGGGAAATGATCAAAAGAACGGCAGCACTGCTCGGAAAGAATGCCCGGTTTATCAATTTTCCCTACAACGCATTCGGTCTGTCCAAGCAATGGGTGGCTTTGTTCGGGAGCGTGCCTCCGGCTTTGGTGGGGCCTCTGCAGGAAAGTCTGCAGTACGACTTGGTGGCGAGCCCGAACCCCTTGCTGGATCGCCTGCGGGAACGGATGATTCCCTTTGAAGAATCTTTCGCCAGAAGTGTGGATGAAGGCGGCAATCCAAAGCCGAACCCGCGAAGCCGCACTCAAGCGGCCGACCAAGCCTCTTTAAAGGCGGAAAAAAGGGTTCGCTCGGTTCAGCGGATGGGCTACCCGAAGGATTGGTCGGCCAAAGATGTCGCGACCGAGTATGGAGTTTGGCTGACGAGGCGCTTCCGGGGTATCATTCGTGCAGATACGGATTCTGAAGGCATCGTGCGCTTCTCGCTTTTAACCCGGCGTGTTTGTCTTTTGGAGCTCAGCCCGACGCCCTACTCGAGAGGAAATCCGAGACGCTGCGCATTCTACATTTCGGGTGGAATTCTCTCCCGCCAGGTGGATCCGCCCGGACGTCTTGAATTCAGGCTCTTTCCGGAACTTCCCTGCATGATTGCCTCGATTCATGGCTTTGCGCCGACCTTACCCTGGTGGCTCTATGCCAACACACAAGCCCGCCTGCATCTGCGGGTCATGCGCGCCTTTCGCAGGCACATGTCCAAATTGCGGGAGGTGCCGCGAAGCGACACCAATCACTGATTTTCCCTTACCGAAGGAGGATAAGGTCCGCCCGGCGATCTTCCGAAGACTGCGACTTCGACAGGCCGGAAGTCGCTTCAAGGCTACCCTTGGAAAGCTTATCCACGCGCAACGGCGTGATGCCGAGTGTGCCGAGATAGTTGCTCACGCTTTCTGCGCGACGATCACCGAGTGCAAGGTTGTACTCCGCAGTGCCGTACCAGTCGCAATGGCCCTCGACCAGAAGGCCCATGGATGGGTTCTGTTCCAGATAGTCCGCTGCTTGCTGCAGCTTGCTGCGTTCGGCAGCTGAGATCGAGGAAGAGTCGAAGCCGAAATAAATCGAGGGCAGAACCCCTTCGACCATTTCGCGCCCGTTATACATGCCGTTGCTAATGCCGTCGCTACCGCTGCGAGGCTCCAGGCCGTCAGCGCCGATGCCATAGTCACCACCCATACCGCTTTCGGGAACAAAGTCGCCGCCATAGTCGCTTTGGCTGCCCGTGACACCGCCGGACAATTGGGTGGGTGCTTGCTTCTTAGTGCAGCCTGTGAAGACAAGGGCTGCGGCGAGAAGGAAAAAAACAATACGGGCGTGTTTATTCATACTCAGAAATTGGTCGTAAGATTTGTTTCGGGCAAACATTTTCCTTTGTTTCCCGATAGAATTCGATCAAGCCACGGAATATCATGCAAGCACCGGCCATTTTTCTCGTCGACAACGGTTCACTCCGACCCGAGGCCACCTTCGCGTTGCGTCGTCTGGCACAAGCACTGGGACGGGTGGTCGGGCGGGAGATTGAGGCCGTCAGCCTCTTGCACTCACACAAGATTCCTGCGGAGGAATTAAATGGGCAGCCGGCAACCATTGT comes from Coraliomargarita sinensis and encodes:
- a CDS encoding NAD(P)H-binding protein; amino-acid sequence: MPADSRSRPLVALAGASGFVGTHLREHLSGSYDFRAISRSPSVVEQQSGQGTTEWRQCDLYSLPRVTEALEGCDYGIYLVHSMAPSSRLIQSRFEDTDLLLADNFIRAAEAAGLKHVVYLSGLMPKEKEGLSPHLKSRLEVEGVLRSRSVKVTVLRAGLIFGPGGSSFSLLINLVRRLPIMLLPAWVRSQTHSIDITDVCQAFELSLVDADLAGGTYDLGGHEAMSYREMIKRTAALLGKNARFINFPYNAFGLSKQWVALFGSVPPALVGPLQESLQYDLVASPNPLLDRLRERMIPFEESFARSVDEGGNPKPNPRSRTQAADQASLKAEKRVRSVQRMGYPKDWSAKDVATEYGVWLTRRFRGIIRADTDSEGIVRFSLLTRRVCLLELSPTPYSRGNPRRCAFYISGGILSRQVDPPGRLEFRLFPELPCMIASIHGFAPTLPWWLYANTQARLHLRVMRAFRRHMSKLREVPRSDTNH
- a CDS encoding OmpA family protein gives rise to the protein MNKHARIVFFLLAAALVFTGCTKKQAPTQLSGGVTGSQSDYGGDFVPESGMGGDYGIGADGLEPRSGSDGISNGMYNGREMVEGVLPSIYFGFDSSSISAAERSKLQQAADYLEQNPSMGLLVEGHCDWYGTAEYNLALGDRRAESVSNYLGTLGITPLRVDKLSKGSLEATSGLSKSQSSEDRRADLILLR
- a CDS encoding Dps family protein, whose amino-acid sequence is MAKKKQAVRKADPVINGLRQVVADSYAVLGQTHICHWNVRGHNFFSLHTAFEEQYTELFTAVDEIAERIRALGALAPGGLGNLAKMAGIKEIPEDTPADEMVAHLVRANKRLVANLQKARDAAAKSGDAETEDLMIARIQVHEKTIWMLDSFLAA
- the nadA gene encoding quinolinate synthase NadA, with amino-acid sequence MVFAPKGEENTPLSAIQEEVLALKKERNAVILAHNYQVEEIQRVADYVGDSLGLAYRAEEADADCIVFCGVHFMAETAKIVNPDKPVLLPDMDAGCSLSDSCPAEKLAEYKEAHPDVYVVAYINCSAAVKALTDVICTSGNAMKIVEKVPEDRPILFVPDQNLGQWVSKQTGREMQLWPGSCYAHVLFTQQSIERLKLKFPDALVVAHPECVETVRDNADEVCSTEKMVGFCRDSEAKEFIVVTETGMIHRLQREVPDKTFIAGPTDTCACNECRFMKMNTIEKLRDCLKNMSPQIEMPEDIRRKAYDPIKRMLEWSK